One segment of Pyrococcus sp. ST04 DNA contains the following:
- the eif2g gene encoding translation initiation factor IF-2 subunit gamma has protein sequence MSEERKTRQAEVNIGMVGHVDHGKTTLTKALTGVWTDTHSEELRRGITIKIGFADAEIRRCPNCGRYSTSPVCPYCGHETEFIRRVSFIDAPGHEALMTTMLAGASLMDGAILVIAANEPCPRPQTREHLMALQIIGQKNIIIAQNKIELVDREKALENYRQIKEFIKGTVAENAPIIPISALHGANIDVLVKAIEDFIPTPKRDPNKPPKMLVLRSFDVNKPGTPPEKLIGGVLGGSIVQGKLKVGDEIEIRPGVPYEEHGRIKYEPITTEIVSLQAGGRFVEEAYPGGLVGVGTKLDPYLTKGDLMAGNVVGKPGKLPPVWEELRLEVHLLERVVGTEQELKVEPIKRKEVLLLNVGTARTMGLVTGLGKDEIELKLQIPVCAEPGDRVAISRQIGSRWRLIGYGFIRE, from the coding sequence ATGTCAGAGGAGAGGAAGACAAGACAGGCAGAGGTAAATATAGGGATGGTTGGTCACGTTGACCACGGTAAGACAACCCTAACGAAGGCACTAACCGGCGTGTGGACTGATACCCATAGCGAGGAACTGAGAAGAGGAATCACAATCAAAATAGGATTCGCTGACGCTGAAATTAGGAGATGCCCAAACTGTGGAAGATATTCAACCTCTCCAGTCTGTCCATACTGTGGGCATGAAACTGAATTTATAAGGAGGGTCTCGTTCATAGACGCTCCAGGACACGAGGCTTTGATGACAACCATGCTCGCCGGGGCATCATTGATGGACGGTGCAATTCTTGTTATAGCGGCCAACGAACCATGTCCAAGACCTCAAACCAGAGAGCATCTCATGGCTCTTCAGATAATTGGACAAAAGAACATAATAATAGCCCAGAATAAAATAGAGCTTGTCGACAGAGAAAAGGCCTTAGAGAATTACAGACAAATTAAAGAATTCATAAAAGGAACAGTTGCAGAAAATGCGCCAATAATTCCAATTTCAGCCCTTCACGGAGCAAACATAGATGTCCTCGTAAAGGCGATTGAGGACTTCATACCGACACCAAAAAGAGACCCAAACAAACCACCAAAGATGCTGGTTCTTAGAAGTTTTGATGTGAATAAACCAGGAACGCCCCCTGAGAAACTCATTGGAGGAGTTCTTGGAGGATCAATAGTCCAAGGTAAACTTAAAGTTGGGGACGAAATTGAGATAAGACCTGGTGTCCCCTATGAAGAGCACGGAAGAATAAAATACGAACCAATAACAACCGAGATAGTCTCTCTGCAGGCCGGCGGAAGATTCGTTGAAGAAGCATATCCAGGAGGGCTAGTTGGAGTTGGAACAAAACTGGATCCCTATCTAACTAAAGGAGACCTAATGGCAGGAAACGTTGTTGGAAAGCCCGGCAAGTTACCTCCAGTATGGGAAGAGCTTAGACTCGAGGTACACTTACTTGAAAGAGTAGTCGGAACTGAACAAGAGCTCAAGGTTGAGCCGATAAAGAGAAAGGAAGTTCTCCTACTCAACGTCGGAACCGCAAGAACGATGGGTTTAGTTACAGGACTAGGAAAAGATGAGATAGAGCTCAAGCTTCAGATTCCAGTATGTGCCGAGCCTGGGGACAGGGTGGCAATAAGCAGGCAGATAGGCTCAAGATGGAGACTTATAGGTTACGGATTCATTAGGGAGTAG
- a CDS encoding PIN domain-containing protein, whose protein sequence is MRKIWLVLPDTNFLFIPGQFGVDIISEFERILDVKYKVMIPNVVLEELKTIIKEGKVKGKDLVAARMALKIAERFPVIYIGEFMSKTTDELLYEYAITNDNVIVCTNDRRLRKRLREAGVPVIFLRQKKKLELEGILD, encoded by the coding sequence ATGAGAAAGATTTGGCTAGTTCTCCCTGATACAAATTTTCTTTTCATACCAGGTCAATTTGGAGTCGATATAATTTCAGAATTTGAAAGAATTCTCGATGTCAAGTACAAAGTTATGATACCAAATGTTGTCCTCGAAGAACTCAAGACGATAATAAAAGAAGGTAAGGTTAAAGGAAAAGATCTAGTAGCGGCAAGAATGGCATTAAAGATTGCTGAAAGGTTTCCAGTCATTTACATTGGGGAGTTCATGTCGAAGACAACAGATGAGCTACTATACGAATATGCAATAACTAACGACAACGTGATAGTGTGCACAAACGACAGAAGACTAAGAAAGAGACTAAGGGAGGCAGGTGTTCCGGTTATATTCCTAAGACAGAAGAAAAAGCTTGAACTTGAGGGAATTCTCGATTAA
- the proC gene encoding pyrroline-5-carboxylate reductase, translated as MRIAVIGAGTIGSAVAKALAEAGYEVIATRRKIEKVKWLENYGVKLEKDNKKASKWADVVIIAVKPNKVGKILEEIEENISNKIVISLAAGIPIRLLKKFVPQAKFVRAMPNIAVLVKESFTAYSAEDLNEEDIKTVEKIFSSFGKCLKIDEEYMDAITGLSGSGPAYVSVFLEAMIYGGLKVGLPRDIARLAAAQTLLGTAKLLLELGDHPAEIRDMVITPGGTTIDGIFELEEGKIRTAIMKAIDAATKKSKILSTKIVNEE; from the coding sequence TTGAGGATAGCTGTAATCGGAGCCGGAACTATAGGAAGTGCTGTGGCAAAGGCATTAGCAGAGGCAGGCTATGAGGTAATTGCAACGAGAAGAAAGATAGAGAAGGTCAAATGGCTCGAGAACTACGGAGTTAAACTCGAAAAAGACAATAAGAAGGCGAGTAAATGGGCCGATGTTGTTATAATTGCGGTAAAACCAAACAAAGTCGGTAAAATTCTCGAAGAAATAGAAGAGAATATCAGTAACAAAATCGTTATTTCCCTCGCGGCAGGCATTCCAATAAGACTACTTAAAAAGTTCGTCCCTCAAGCAAAGTTCGTGAGAGCAATGCCAAACATAGCGGTTCTCGTTAAAGAATCTTTCACCGCATATTCTGCAGAAGACCTTAACGAAGAAGATATTAAGACGGTAGAGAAAATATTCAGTTCCTTTGGTAAGTGCCTGAAAATTGACGAGGAGTACATGGACGCAATAACGGGGCTAAGTGGTTCTGGCCCCGCATACGTTTCAGTATTCTTGGAGGCCATGATATATGGGGGACTTAAAGTAGGCTTACCACGGGATATAGCGAGGCTCGCAGCGGCTCAAACTCTTCTCGGGACTGCTAAGCTGTTACTTGAACTTGGAGATCACCCGGCGGAGATAAGGGACATGGTGATAACTCCCGGTGGAACAACCATCGACGGAATCTTCGAGCTAGAAGAAGGAAAGATAAGGACTGCAATAATGAAGGCAATAGACGCAGCAACCAAAAAATCAAAGATACTCTCAACAAAGATAGTCAACGAGGAATAA
- the carB gene encoding carbamoyl-phosphate synthase (glutamine-hydrolyzing) large subunit, producing the protein MLEKLSKVLIIGSGAIKIGEAAEFDYSGSQALKALREEGIETILVNPNVATIQTSHEMADKVYLVPLKEEFVEEIIKKEKPDGILLGFGGQTALSLGVSLYKKGVLEKYNVKVLGTPVHGIERALDREKFRETMIKAGLPVPPSGAAKTPEEAIEIAENIGFPVIVRVSFNLGGRGSFIAHSREEFEEYILRAFAQSEIRKVLVEKYLDGWKEIEFEVVRDRNGNAVAVACLENVEPMGVHTGESTVVGPSQTLTNRDYQILRTAAIKVAEAIELIGEGNVQLALSPNSEEYYVIETNPRMSRSSALASKVTGYPLAYIAAKLAIGYTLDELRNTVTGVTTAAFEPSLDYVVVKVPRWDLQKFDGVSRSIGSEMKSIGEVMAIGRNLHEAFQKAIRMLDIGDELIGKYYLRDEPLENVLLRLKRREPYLLMHLAKALRLGATVDQLYEITKVDKFFLYVVEDLVNIAEQLRRNPSEELVEEAKKLGFSDAQIELLTGRKWKRKQPVIKSIDTLAGEFPAKTNYLYVTHDGIENDIPSPSKPRIIVLGAGVFRIGVSVEFDWAVVNFTNAARRRGIEVAIINYNPETVSTDWDMSDRLYFEEITLERVLDIYNFEKPMGVVAFAGGQLANSLARKLEKAGVKLLGTSGKSVDRAENRAKFSALLEKLGIPQPQWISAESIEEALRFAEDVGYPVIVRPSYVLSGTAMKVAWSEEELVNYLKMATEVSPDHPVVVSKFINAVEAEIDAVSDGKRVVGVTLEHIESAGVHSGDSTMVTPWRTIGEKNAKKMGEIVYALANELDIKGPFNVQFIVDRKPYVLELNLRTSRSMPFSSKSRGVNLMELSAQAVLDGKLSMGVEGEYYEIPPVAYAVKSPQFSWAQLQGAYPFLGPEMRSTGEVASLGTYYEDALLKSWLSAKPNEMPKKSALVYGWEKSSILGETVKILEKLGITVYTVEGSLSKGEPKSVQEIASMLKGGEIDIVMTTGYAIERDYIVRRLAADMNVPLVLDANLAFELAKALEWKVNSDFEVKELREYWTKLKEEKVEYALSIARG; encoded by the coding sequence ATGCTTGAAAAGCTGTCAAAAGTTCTAATTATAGGGTCGGGAGCAATTAAAATAGGTGAGGCTGCTGAGTTTGATTACAGCGGGAGCCAGGCCTTGAAGGCTTTACGGGAGGAGGGGATTGAGACAATTTTAGTTAATCCAAACGTTGCCACGATCCAAACAAGCCATGAAATGGCTGATAAGGTTTATCTCGTTCCTCTAAAGGAGGAATTCGTGGAGGAAATAATAAAGAAGGAGAAACCTGATGGGATTCTACTGGGATTTGGGGGTCAGACTGCACTTTCGCTGGGAGTGTCATTGTACAAAAAGGGAGTGCTTGAGAAGTATAATGTTAAGGTGCTTGGGACGCCTGTTCATGGAATAGAGAGGGCTCTTGACAGGGAAAAGTTCAGGGAGACCATGATAAAAGCGGGGTTGCCTGTTCCTCCGAGTGGTGCTGCTAAAACTCCTGAAGAGGCAATTGAGATAGCAGAAAACATTGGATTCCCCGTAATAGTTAGGGTAAGTTTCAACCTAGGAGGAAGGGGTTCATTCATAGCTCATTCTAGAGAGGAGTTTGAGGAGTACATACTAAGGGCCTTTGCCCAGAGCGAGATAAGAAAGGTTCTTGTGGAAAAATATCTGGACGGATGGAAAGAGATAGAATTCGAAGTTGTTAGGGATAGAAATGGCAACGCCGTTGCCGTTGCTTGTCTTGAAAATGTTGAACCCATGGGAGTTCACACAGGTGAATCCACGGTTGTTGGGCCGTCTCAAACCCTCACAAATAGGGATTATCAAATCTTGAGGACCGCGGCAATAAAGGTTGCTGAGGCGATTGAACTAATAGGGGAGGGAAATGTGCAACTGGCCCTCAGTCCGAATTCTGAAGAATACTACGTTATTGAAACTAATCCAAGGATGAGCCGTTCCTCTGCATTGGCGAGTAAGGTTACAGGTTACCCATTGGCCTATATTGCTGCAAAACTTGCAATAGGCTACACTTTGGATGAGCTTAGGAATACAGTTACCGGCGTCACGACTGCTGCATTTGAGCCAAGCCTCGACTACGTGGTGGTCAAGGTTCCAAGGTGGGATCTTCAGAAATTTGATGGTGTGAGTAGAAGTATAGGGAGTGAGATGAAGAGCATCGGTGAAGTTATGGCCATAGGAAGGAACCTCCATGAAGCCTTTCAGAAGGCAATAAGGATGTTGGATATTGGGGACGAGCTGATAGGGAAATATTACCTCAGAGATGAGCCTCTTGAAAATGTCCTCCTCAGGCTCAAAAGAAGGGAACCCTACCTCCTTATGCACTTGGCAAAAGCTCTTAGGCTTGGAGCAACAGTTGATCAGCTGTACGAGATTACAAAAGTCGATAAGTTTTTCCTGTATGTTGTCGAGGATCTGGTTAACATTGCCGAGCAGTTAAGGAGGAACCCCAGTGAGGAGCTGGTGGAAGAAGCAAAGAAGCTTGGGTTTAGTGATGCTCAGATAGAGCTACTGACCGGCAGGAAATGGAAGAGGAAACAACCTGTAATCAAGAGCATAGATACGCTGGCTGGAGAGTTTCCAGCAAAGACAAATTACCTATATGTAACCCACGATGGAATTGAGAATGACATACCTTCCCCCTCAAAACCCAGGATAATTGTCCTTGGGGCTGGAGTGTTCAGGATTGGCGTGAGTGTTGAGTTTGACTGGGCTGTTGTAAACTTTACTAACGCGGCTAGGAGGAGGGGGATAGAGGTTGCAATAATAAACTATAATCCAGAAACAGTCTCTACAGATTGGGATATGAGTGATAGGCTGTACTTTGAGGAGATAACACTCGAGCGCGTTCTTGATATATACAACTTCGAAAAGCCTATGGGTGTTGTCGCCTTTGCGGGTGGTCAGCTGGCTAACTCTCTTGCCAGGAAGCTTGAAAAAGCTGGAGTTAAGTTGTTGGGAACTTCTGGAAAGAGCGTTGACAGAGCTGAGAACAGGGCAAAGTTCTCGGCGCTCTTAGAAAAGCTTGGGATACCACAACCCCAGTGGATTTCTGCAGAGAGCATTGAAGAGGCTTTAAGGTTTGCTGAAGACGTTGGATATCCAGTGATAGTGAGGCCAAGTTACGTGCTCAGCGGAACCGCCATGAAAGTCGCTTGGAGTGAGGAAGAGCTTGTGAATTACCTAAAGATGGCAACAGAAGTTTCTCCTGATCATCCCGTTGTCGTTTCAAAGTTCATAAACGCGGTTGAGGCTGAGATAGATGCTGTTTCAGACGGAAAGAGGGTTGTTGGAGTAACACTAGAGCACATCGAAAGCGCCGGTGTTCATAGTGGGGATTCCACAATGGTTACCCCTTGGAGGACAATAGGAGAGAAAAATGCAAAGAAAATGGGAGAGATAGTTTATGCATTGGCTAATGAGCTCGACATAAAGGGGCCGTTTAATGTTCAGTTTATAGTTGATAGGAAGCCTTATGTTCTCGAGCTCAACCTTAGGACAAGTCGTTCTATGCCGTTCTCGAGTAAGTCTAGAGGAGTGAACCTAATGGAGCTTTCAGCTCAGGCCGTGCTTGATGGAAAGTTGTCGATGGGTGTTGAGGGAGAGTATTACGAGATACCCCCCGTGGCGTATGCTGTTAAGAGTCCGCAGTTTTCGTGGGCACAGCTTCAAGGTGCCTACCCATTCTTAGGCCCAGAAATGAGGTCTACAGGGGAAGTGGCTTCTCTGGGAACTTACTATGAGGACGCTCTTCTCAAGAGCTGGCTCTCGGCGAAGCCAAATGAGATGCCAAAGAAATCTGCCCTTGTGTATGGTTGGGAAAAGAGTTCCATCTTAGGAGAAACGGTGAAGATTCTGGAGAAGCTTGGAATAACTGTATACACAGTTGAGGGTAGTCTCAGCAAGGGTGAGCCAAAGAGTGTCCAAGAAATTGCCAGCATGCTCAAGGGAGGGGAAATTGACATAGTTATGACGACTGGGTATGCAATTGAGAGGGATTACATAGTTAGGAGGCTTGCAGCGGATATGAATGTCCCCTTAGTCCTAGATGCAAACTTGGCCTTTGAACTTGCAAAAGCCCTTGAGTGGAAAGTCAACAGTGACTTTGAAGTCAAGGAGCTTAGGGAGTACTGGACAAAGCTAAAAGAAGAAAAAGTAGAGTATGCTCTGTCTATAGCTAGAGGATAG
- the carA gene encoding glutamine-hydrolyzing carbamoyl-phosphate synthase small subunit, protein MGSEVGYLVLEDGTILKGKPFGARTVRYGEVVFTTAMVGYPESLTDPSYRGQILVETNPLMGNYGVPSKNLTENGLPQHYESDSIKVEGFIVSRLMRPNHWSSVMTLDEWLRGEGVPGLQGIDTRALVKKIREKGVMRGAIITDGSNPEDVLDNVQKINYETTNFVELVSPKEPIIHEPDRVLYTVVMVDMGVKYGILRELLKRGVKVVRIPWNWDVIEAYYDYNADGVFFSNGPGNPVLLKSVAKSAKKVIEEEIPTMGVCLGEQILALADGAEIYKLKYGHRGINKPVKDLESGKAFVTTQNHGYAIIPETLNEFSVWMINLDDNTVEGIKHENLPIIATQYHPEASPGPWDSTWVFDEFVKLLGGKDDA, encoded by the coding sequence ATGGGTAGTGAAGTGGGGTATCTAGTACTGGAAGATGGAACAATTCTTAAAGGGAAACCCTTTGGTGCGAGGACGGTAAGGTACGGAGAGGTAGTGTTCACGACCGCCATGGTTGGATATCCAGAATCACTAACGGATCCCTCTTATAGGGGACAGATACTTGTAGAAACTAATCCTCTAATGGGAAACTACGGCGTTCCTAGCAAGAATCTCACTGAGAATGGACTTCCACAACATTATGAATCGGACTCCATAAAAGTTGAAGGCTTTATAGTTTCAAGACTAATGAGGCCGAACCACTGGAGTAGTGTAATGACCTTGGATGAATGGCTAAGGGGGGAGGGAGTTCCAGGTCTGCAGGGCATAGATACAAGGGCCCTTGTTAAGAAGATTAGGGAAAAGGGTGTGATGAGGGGGGCTATAATCACGGATGGTTCAAATCCAGAGGATGTTCTTGACAATGTGCAGAAAATCAACTACGAAACAACGAACTTTGTTGAACTAGTTTCTCCAAAAGAACCGATAATTCATGAACCAGACAGAGTTCTCTACACAGTTGTAATGGTCGACATGGGCGTTAAGTATGGAATCCTTAGAGAGCTACTCAAGAGGGGAGTGAAGGTGGTAAGAATACCCTGGAATTGGGATGTTATCGAGGCTTACTACGACTATAATGCTGATGGAGTGTTCTTTTCAAATGGACCTGGTAATCCTGTACTGCTTAAAAGTGTAGCAAAGAGTGCCAAAAAAGTTATTGAAGAAGAAATACCAACAATGGGGGTCTGTTTAGGAGAGCAAATCCTCGCATTGGCAGATGGAGCAGAAATATACAAGCTGAAATACGGGCACAGGGGAATCAACAAGCCTGTTAAGGATCTGGAAAGTGGGAAGGCCTTTGTAACAACTCAGAATCATGGCTATGCAATAATACCTGAAACGCTAAATGAGTTTTCTGTATGGATGATAAACCTTGATGACAATACGGTTGAGGGTATAAAGCATGAAAATCTTCCGATAATAGCCACTCAATATCACCCCGAGGCTTCTCCTGGACCTTGGGATTCGACATGGGTGTTTGATGAGTTTGTAAAACTTCTGGGAGGGAAGGATGATGCTTGA
- a CDS encoding ACT domain-containing protein has protein sequence MEEEKKSISKLVKDLVMTKPCVRELMILGVVNYSALARLFQVELEKKGIKASTGAIKMALIRLGEELSSERAEFEESIRRVIAKTVIELQSDLAVITVNKQVALARINDILEIMKKTRFFQLSQGVDTFTIAIANEDKEEVVRALKEGIVDVVDGQTAIILISPYGIMQTPGIIAFITTALAVNGINLTQVISCYKDTVLLVDRKDAPSAYSVLEDLILKMRKS, from the coding sequence ATGGAAGAAGAAAAGAAAAGCATTTCTAAGCTCGTTAAGGATCTTGTAATGACTAAGCCATGCGTAAGGGAGCTAATGATTCTTGGAGTTGTGAATTATAGTGCTTTAGCTAGGTTGTTCCAGGTAGAACTTGAAAAGAAGGGGATTAAAGCGTCTACGGGAGCAATAAAAATGGCTCTCATAAGACTCGGAGAAGAGTTGAGTAGTGAAAGGGCTGAGTTTGAAGAGTCCATTCGAAGAGTTATTGCAAAAACGGTAATTGAGCTCCAGTCTGACTTGGCTGTTATAACTGTAAATAAACAAGTTGCTCTTGCTAGAATAAATGACATACTTGAAATTATGAAGAAAACAAGGTTCTTTCAGTTGTCTCAGGGAGTTGACACTTTTACAATTGCAATAGCCAATGAGGACAAGGAGGAAGTCGTTAGAGCCCTTAAAGAGGGAATAGTTGATGTAGTCGACGGTCAGACTGCAATAATTCTTATAAGCCCCTATGGAATTATGCAGACTCCAGGAATAATAGCGTTCATTACAACGGCCCTTGCAGTCAACGGGATAAACTTAACTCAAGTGATTTCCTGCTACAAAGATACTGTGCTTTTAGTTGACAGAAAAGATGCCCCCTCTGCATATAGTGTGTTAGAGGATCTCATTCTTAAAATGAGGAAAAGTTAG
- the trpC gene encoding indole-3-glycerol phosphate synthase TrpC, whose translation MMVFGLSKAIRRSKKNAIIAELKLYSPKYGDLLRGRNPFDILRKYERAGAVGISYITDPKYFRGSFEFFKKLCKETELPVLRKDFITSKEEIEKTAEAGGSAILLITRVLKEDIFEFVDYALEHGLDTLVEVHTTEELEIAVQTKSTMIGINNRDIGKLELDDGTVKLTELLAPKIPNKFIKVSESGIATIEDLKIALKYADAALIGTALMKADDPEKLLKTFVEAKP comes from the coding sequence GTGATGGTTTTTGGACTGAGCAAAGCCATAAGGAGAAGTAAAAAGAACGCAATTATAGCCGAGTTGAAACTCTATTCTCCAAAGTATGGAGATCTCTTGAGAGGCAGGAACCCCTTTGACATTCTAAGGAAGTATGAAAGAGCAGGAGCAGTTGGCATATCCTACATAACTGATCCCAAGTACTTTAGGGGAAGTTTTGAGTTCTTTAAAAAACTCTGCAAAGAGACCGAACTTCCAGTTCTCAGAAAAGATTTCATAACGAGTAAGGAAGAAATAGAAAAAACAGCAGAGGCTGGCGGATCTGCAATACTCCTAATAACCAGAGTATTAAAAGAGGATATTTTTGAGTTCGTAGATTACGCCCTAGAACACGGGCTAGATACATTAGTAGAGGTTCATACTACAGAAGAACTCGAGATTGCCGTTCAAACAAAATCAACAATGATCGGAATAAACAACAGGGACATAGGGAAGCTAGAACTTGACGATGGAACTGTAAAATTAACAGAACTCCTTGCCCCCAAAATCCCAAACAAGTTCATCAAAGTAAGTGAAAGCGGAATAGCAACAATAGAGGACCTAAAAATAGCCCTAAAGTATGCAGACGCCGCCCTTATAGGAACAGCCCTTATGAAAGCAGATGATCCCGAAAAACTCCTCAAAACTTTTGTGGAGGCAAAACCATGA
- the trpD gene encoding anthranilate phosphoribosyltransferase produces the protein MSLLEKIINRENLTFKEAYNLFDELLRENEVRIAAYLAAMQTKGYTAEEIAGLAKAMRDKAVKVDLGKVADTAGTGGDGASTINVSTASALILSAFTKVAKHGNVSITSKSGSANLLEALGINIRIPPEKAKEMIEKTGFTFLFAPMYHPALKRIMPVRKLLRIKTVFNILGPLASPAEPSYQIVGVNSQDLIEKIARALSYLGIERGLVVHGEGLDEVNPRGETIIAEVNGKKIEVYTITPEDLGLTPAKIIPCNSPQESAERVKAVLSGNGRKEDKTFILANAAVALYAAKVVGDIREGVEAVNNVLGEEMIRKLEEIACISKS, from the coding sequence ATGAGTCTTCTTGAGAAAATAATAAACAGGGAAAACTTAACTTTTAAAGAGGCGTATAATCTATTTGACGAACTCCTAAGAGAGAATGAAGTCAGGATAGCTGCCTATCTGGCAGCAATGCAAACAAAAGGATACACAGCTGAAGAAATCGCTGGACTCGCAAAAGCCATGCGAGATAAGGCTGTAAAAGTGGATCTAGGTAAAGTCGCGGACACCGCGGGAACTGGAGGGGATGGGGCCTCAACAATAAACGTTAGCACTGCATCAGCACTTATTCTCTCAGCCTTTACAAAAGTAGCAAAGCACGGAAATGTCTCTATAACATCAAAAAGCGGCTCGGCAAACCTCCTTGAAGCACTAGGCATTAACATAAGAATCCCCCCAGAAAAAGCAAAGGAGATGATAGAAAAAACAGGATTCACGTTTCTATTTGCCCCAATGTATCACCCCGCTCTTAAGAGAATAATGCCAGTTAGAAAGCTCCTTAGAATAAAGACTGTCTTTAACATACTCGGACCTCTAGCAAGCCCCGCAGAGCCAAGCTATCAAATCGTTGGAGTCAACTCACAGGATCTAATTGAAAAAATTGCAAGGGCACTGAGCTACCTTGGAATAGAAAGAGGCTTAGTAGTTCATGGAGAGGGATTAGATGAAGTAAACCCAAGAGGAGAGACTATAATAGCCGAGGTAAATGGAAAGAAAATAGAAGTTTACACAATAACCCCAGAGGACCTTGGCCTAACACCAGCTAAAATAATCCCATGCAATTCTCCCCAGGAGAGCGCCGAGAGAGTAAAGGCTGTTCTCTCAGGGAATGGAAGGAAAGAGGACAAAACATTCATCTTGGCAAATGCAGCGGTTGCACTGTATGCCGCAAAAGTTGTTGGTGACATTAGAGAAGGTGTTGAAGCAGTAAACAACGTTCTTGGAGAAGAAATGATCAGAAAGCTGGAGGAGATAGCATGCATTTCAAAAAGCTGA
- a CDS encoding anthranilate synthase component I yields the protein MHFKKLTHVDPIKLYSVIREFDFPFILLSAEKDSKKARYTYISAQPEFIVEISGKGAYIDGVKISDNTNPFSALKGLIKDRIEGERFMGGFVGYIAYDAVHNYIEGTVEEPSLFAYYPWVFVYDHLKGELKFISLKEPPFDPESIVKRARNEQVIEEKGGATITKTDANKEGFIKIVEKGKEYIFSGDVFQVVLSRQYEVKSDLDPLTIHRRLTRINPSPYTFLLEFKKTLVGASPETMGAVEGKIFRINPIAGTAPRGRTPEEDEEIKRKLLSDEKERAEHVMLVDLARNDVRKVSKPTTVRLVRFFDVIKYSHVQHIESEVVGELADDKDMFDAIEASFPAGTLTGAPKIRAMEIIDELEKSRRRIYGGGIGYFSATGWAEFAIGIRMAEIEKKKAYVRAGAGIVADSLPEKEFYETENKMRAVLKALGG from the coding sequence ATGCATTTCAAAAAGCTGACCCATGTTGATCCAATAAAGCTGTACAGTGTAATCCGAGAATTTGATTTCCCCTTTATTCTTCTTTCAGCAGAAAAAGACAGCAAAAAGGCCAGATACACATATATCTCAGCCCAGCCAGAATTCATCGTTGAAATTTCCGGCAAAGGGGCTTACATTGATGGAGTAAAAATAAGCGATAACACAAACCCATTCTCGGCATTAAAAGGCCTCATAAAGGACAGAATTGAAGGAGAAAGATTTATGGGAGGCTTCGTTGGCTACATAGCATACGATGCAGTGCACAACTACATAGAGGGAACCGTAGAAGAACCCTCGCTTTTTGCATATTATCCTTGGGTCTTCGTGTACGATCATCTCAAGGGAGAACTGAAGTTTATATCCCTTAAAGAACCCCCATTCGACCCAGAGAGTATCGTCAAGAGGGCTAGAAACGAGCAAGTCATAGAAGAAAAAGGCGGAGCTACAATCACGAAAACAGATGCCAACAAGGAGGGATTTATAAAAATCGTCGAGAAAGGAAAGGAGTACATATTCTCAGGAGACGTGTTTCAAGTCGTTCTTTCGAGGCAGTATGAAGTAAAGTCAGATCTGGATCCGCTAACGATACACAGGAGACTTACAAGAATAAACCCTTCCCCATACACCTTCCTCCTAGAGTTTAAGAAGACATTAGTCGGGGCTTCGCCAGAAACAATGGGAGCCGTGGAGGGGAAAATATTTAGAATAAATCCAATAGCTGGAACAGCTCCTAGGGGGAGAACTCCCGAAGAAGATGAAGAAATAAAAAGAAAACTTCTTTCCGATGAAAAAGAAAGAGCAGAGCACGTAATGTTAGTTGATTTAGCAAGAAACGACGTTAGGAAAGTTTCAAAGCCAACAACTGTTAGGTTAGTTAGATTCTTCGACGTGATAAAATACAGCCACGTCCAGCATATAGAGAGTGAAGTCGTTGGAGAACTTGCAGATGACAAAGATATGTTTGATGCAATAGAAGCATCGTTCCCCGCCGGGACCCTCACAGGAGCCCCAAAGATAAGGGCCATGGAGATAATCGACGAGCTTGAGAAGAGCAGAAGAAGGATATACGGAGGTGGCATTGGATACTTCTCAGCAACTGGATGGGCAGAGTTTGCAATAGGGATAAGAATGGCAGAGATAGAGAAGAAGAAAGCATACGTGAGAGCAGGGGCCGGAATAGTCGCTGATTCACTTCCAGAAAAAGAGTTCTACGAAACAGAGAACAAAATGAGGGCCGTTTTAAAAGCTCTGGGGGGTTGA